From Streptomyces griseorubiginosus, one genomic window encodes:
- a CDS encoding VOC family protein has product MVHVLSGRVLLRPTDPERSRVFYGDQLGLAVYREFGTGPERGTVYFLGGGFLELSGRSEAPPAADVRLWLQVPDVTAAHEELLAKGVEIVRPPVKEPWGLVEMWVADPDGTPIVLVEVPADHPIRYRPGI; this is encoded by the coding sequence ATGGTGCACGTACTGAGCGGCCGCGTCCTGCTGCGGCCCACCGATCCGGAGCGTTCCCGCGTCTTCTACGGCGATCAGCTGGGCCTCGCCGTGTACCGCGAGTTCGGTACGGGGCCGGAGCGGGGCACGGTCTACTTCCTCGGCGGTGGCTTCCTGGAACTGTCGGGACGCTCCGAGGCCCCGCCCGCCGCGGACGTGCGGCTGTGGCTCCAGGTCCCGGACGTGACCGCGGCCCACGAGGAGCTGCTCGCCAAGGGGGTCGAGATCGTACGGCCGCCGGTGAAGGAGCCGTGGGGGCTGGTGGAGATGTGGGTGGCGGACCCGGACGGGACGCCGATCGTGCTGGTGGAGGTGCCGGCGGACCATCCGATCCGGTACCGGCCCGGGATCTGA
- a CDS encoding GNAT family N-acetyltransferase produces the protein METTTGLTFRDATDADVDTLVALVESAYRGDDSRAGWTTEADILEGQRTDPEGVLAVIKSPDSRLLTVERDGRIVACCQLEHRGTYAYFGMFAVSPTLQGGGLGKVIIAEAERIVREAWGVTEMHMTVISVRDDLIAWYERRGYRRTGKMTPFPYGDERFGIPQRDDLRFELLVKPLV, from the coding sequence ATGGAGACCACCACCGGACTCACCTTCCGTGACGCCACCGACGCCGACGTGGACACCCTCGTCGCGCTGGTCGAGTCGGCGTACCGAGGGGACGACAGCCGGGCCGGGTGGACCACCGAGGCGGACATCCTGGAGGGACAGCGCACCGACCCAGAGGGAGTGCTCGCGGTCATCAAGTCGCCCGACAGCCGGCTGCTGACGGTGGAGCGGGACGGGCGGATCGTCGCCTGCTGCCAGCTCGAACACCGGGGCACCTACGCCTACTTCGGGATGTTCGCGGTCAGCCCCACGCTCCAGGGCGGCGGCCTCGGGAAGGTGATCATCGCGGAGGCGGAGCGGATCGTCCGGGAGGCCTGGGGCGTCACCGAGATGCACATGACGGTGATCTCCGTGCGCGACGACCTCATCGCCTGGTACGAGCGGCGCGGCTACCGCCGTACGGGAAAGATGACACCCTTCCCGTACGGCGACGAGCGCTTCGGCATTCCGCAGCGCGACGACCTCCGGTTCGAGCTGCTGGTCAAGCCGTTGGTGTGA
- a CDS encoding glycerophosphodiester phosphodiesterase: protein MNFLTIGHRGVMGTEPENTLRSFVAAQQAGLDVIELDLHLSKDGALVVMHDTHVDRTTDGTGPIAEKTLTELRALDAGRGEQVPVFEEVLDTVRSPLQAEIKDIAAARALAEVMIRRDLVSRVEVSSFHDEAIAEIGRLVPGVRTALIGSRFGPDIVERAVEAGAGTVCLNIRRLTLEVVEAARKADLKIIGWVVNTQDHLRLVRALELDGATTDYPEIKRTGRFTA from the coding sequence TTGAACTTCCTTACCATCGGTCATCGCGGAGTCATGGGTACCGAACCCGAGAACACCCTCCGTTCCTTCGTCGCCGCCCAGCAGGCCGGCCTCGACGTCATCGAACTCGATCTGCATCTGAGCAAGGACGGCGCCCTCGTCGTCATGCACGACACCCACGTGGACCGCACGACCGACGGAACCGGCCCGATCGCCGAGAAGACCCTCACCGAGCTGCGCGCCCTGGACGCCGGGCGCGGGGAACAGGTGCCGGTGTTCGAGGAGGTGCTTGACACCGTCCGCTCGCCGCTCCAGGCGGAGATCAAGGACATCGCGGCGGCCCGGGCCCTGGCCGAGGTCATGATCCGGCGCGACCTGGTCTCCCGGGTGGAGGTGTCCTCGTTCCACGACGAGGCGATCGCCGAGATCGGCCGGCTGGTGCCCGGCGTACGGACCGCGCTGATCGGCAGCCGGTTCGGCCCCGACATCGTGGAGCGCGCCGTCGAGGCCGGCGCCGGGACCGTCTGCCTCAACATCCGCCGGCTGACCCTGGAGGTCGTGGAGGCGGCCCGCAAGGCGGACCTGAAGATCATCGGCTGGGTGGTGAACACCCAGGACCATCTGCGCCTGGTGCGCGCCCTGGAGCTGGACGGCGCCACGACCGACTACCCCGAGATCAAGCGCACCGGCCGCTTCACCGCCTGA